A window of Streptomyces sp. SAI-127 contains these coding sequences:
- a CDS encoding DUF4184 family protein produces MPFTLSHAAAVLPAVRTDGTGRGRLVPAVLVAGSFSPDMTYYAASVVSGAMEFGTVTHSFPGVFTIDVLVAWALVGLWLLLREPLVALLPRGRQGGVATLLSCGAPRARVTAALAVRWYASAVLGALTHVVWDAFTHLDRWGMRLFPVLGREVAGSPLYWYLQYGGSALAAVVIAVFCGYALRRAPVATEPRGVPVLSVRDRWWAVAVIGGCMTVGALQRASRWWAYWGSTAKPWELIPTLCFGAGAGLVLGILLYAAGVRLWRPAPVSDAEEETGLPLAR; encoded by the coding sequence TTGCCGTTCACCCTGAGCCATGCGGCGGCGGTACTGCCCGCGGTACGCACCGACGGAACCGGGCGTGGCCGACTGGTTCCGGCCGTGCTCGTGGCCGGATCCTTCTCTCCCGACATGACCTATTACGCGGCAAGTGTGGTGTCCGGGGCGATGGAGTTCGGCACCGTCACGCACTCCTTCCCGGGCGTCTTCACGATCGACGTGCTCGTCGCCTGGGCACTGGTGGGTCTGTGGCTGCTGCTGCGAGAACCACTGGTGGCCCTGCTGCCACGAGGGCGACAGGGCGGGGTGGCGACGCTGCTGAGCTGCGGGGCGCCACGCGCGCGCGTGACTGCGGCACTGGCCGTGCGCTGGTACGCCTCCGCCGTCCTCGGAGCACTGACCCATGTCGTGTGGGACGCGTTCACGCATCTCGACCGGTGGGGGATGCGGCTGTTCCCCGTCCTGGGCCGCGAGGTGGCCGGGTCGCCTCTGTACTGGTACCTGCAGTACGGCGGTTCGGCGCTGGCCGCGGTGGTGATCGCCGTGTTCTGCGGGTACGCGCTGCGCCGGGCACCCGTGGCGACCGAGCCGCGGGGCGTCCCTGTCCTGTCGGTGCGGGACAGGTGGTGGGCCGTGGCCGTGATCGGCGGGTGCATGACGGTGGGCGCGTTGCAGCGGGCCTCGCGGTGGTGGGCGTACTGGGGCTCCACCGCGAAGCCCTGGGAACTGATCCCGACCCTCTGCTTCGGCGCGGGCGCCGGCCTGGTGCTCGGGATACTGCTGTACGCCGCGGGGGTCAGGCTGTGGCGCCCGGCCCCGGTGTCCGATGCCGAGGAAGAGACCGGCCTCCCGCTCGCTCGCTGA
- a CDS encoding lytic transglycosylase domain-containing protein, giving the protein MAAQFGRRLRKGAVTTAVAAAAVAALSASQAPGVTADDNGRSTAADAQPTPDATAGDNGATGNSPYYTDLPPLNTPSPAPTDGTSTTSPVESEAGIPATVLAAYKKAAAELQESKPGCNLPWQLLAAIGQVESGQARGGRVDAEGTTTSKILGPQLDGNGFALIKDTDNGAYDGDSAYDSAVGPMQFIPSTWAWAGRDGNGDGVKDPNNIYDASLAAGHYLCRNGWDLSTQGDLDSAVLSYNPSRDYLNTVLSWLEYFRKGTYEIPDGTGTIPDNRSDGSSGNSGSGGSNSSPALPSTPRPPKPSTPGSPSPTPPSTTPPSSGTPTPPAPTTPVTPTQSVDHLEDSGTAKLTAMAGDAFTEQISTKAENAAGKGVAKVRIRFTIVGDTDAVFTGGEKVATALTNSSGVATAPALQAGETTGAFTVRATLIGRTVTGPDYTATVTQRVADALVRTSDTALTCTPGGEFADAVQVKATYKDAVADKVAATATLIKSADDATENDKGPYFKDADGKTVRTLTGLTTDADGLLKLPQLYSDDTTGTFVLRITTAGGATIDVTLTVAAAETSASPSPSPSASS; this is encoded by the coding sequence ATGGCGGCGCAATTCGGCAGGAGGCTGCGCAAGGGAGCGGTGACCACCGCCGTGGCCGCAGCCGCGGTCGCGGCACTGTCGGCCTCCCAGGCTCCGGGGGTGACGGCCGACGACAACGGCAGATCCACCGCCGCCGACGCCCAGCCCACTCCCGACGCGACCGCCGGTGACAACGGCGCCACCGGCAACTCGCCGTACTACACGGACCTTCCGCCGCTGAACACCCCGAGCCCCGCGCCGACCGACGGCACCTCGACCACCTCTCCGGTCGAGTCCGAGGCGGGCATACCGGCGACCGTCCTCGCCGCCTACAAGAAGGCCGCGGCCGAACTCCAGGAGTCCAAGCCCGGCTGCAACCTGCCCTGGCAGCTCCTCGCCGCCATCGGCCAGGTCGAGTCGGGCCAGGCCCGCGGCGGCCGGGTCGACGCGGAGGGCACCACGACCTCCAAGATCCTCGGCCCCCAGCTCGACGGCAACGGCTTCGCGCTCATCAAGGACACCGACAACGGTGCCTACGACGGTGACAGCGCCTACGACTCGGCCGTCGGGCCCATGCAGTTCATCCCGTCCACCTGGGCGTGGGCCGGCCGCGACGGCAACGGCGACGGCGTGAAGGACCCGAACAACATCTACGACGCCTCCCTCGCCGCCGGGCACTACCTGTGCCGCAACGGCTGGGACCTGTCGACCCAGGGCGACCTGGACAGCGCGGTCCTCAGCTACAACCCCTCGCGGGACTACCTCAACACGGTCCTGTCGTGGCTGGAGTACTTCCGCAAGGGCACCTACGAGATCCCGGACGGCACCGGCACGATCCCGGACAACCGCAGCGACGGCAGCAGCGGCAACAGCGGCAGCGGTGGCTCGAACTCCTCGCCGGCGTTGCCCTCGACGCCGCGCCCGCCGAAGCCGAGCACGCCCGGCTCGCCGAGCCCGACCCCGCCCTCGACCACCCCGCCGTCGTCGGGGACCCCCACCCCTCCGGCCCCGACGACCCCGGTCACGCCCACCCAGTCCGTGGACCACCTGGAGGACTCGGGCACCGCGAAGCTCACCGCCATGGCGGGCGACGCGTTCACCGAGCAGATCAGCACCAAGGCCGAGAACGCCGCCGGCAAGGGCGTCGCCAAGGTCCGGATCCGCTTCACGATCGTCGGCGACACCGACGCCGTCTTCACCGGCGGCGAGAAGGTCGCCACCGCTCTGACGAACAGCTCAGGCGTGGCCACCGCGCCCGCGCTCCAGGCGGGCGAGACCACCGGCGCCTTCACGGTCCGCGCCACTCTCATCGGCCGCACGGTCACCGGCCCGGACTACACGGCCACCGTCACCCAGCGCGTCGCCGACGCCCTCGTGCGCACCAGCGACACCGCGCTGACCTGCACACCGGGCGGCGAGTTCGCCGACGCGGTCCAGGTCAAGGCCACCTACAAGGACGCCGTCGCCGACAAGGTCGCGGCCACCGCCACCCTGATCAAGTCGGCCGACGACGCGACCGAGAACGACAAGGGCCCCTACTTCAAGGACGCCGACGGCAAGACCGTCCGCACCCTGACGGGCCTCACCACGGACGCCGACGGCCTGCTGAAGCTGCCGCAGCTCTACTCCGACGACACCACCGGCACCTTCGTCCTCCGCATCACCACCGCGGGCGGCGCGACGATCGACGTGACGCTGACCGTGGCGG